The Kitasatospora paranensis genome has a window encoding:
- a CDS encoding metallophosphoesterase has protein sequence MENVVAGPEGGAVPVAGAGAPGGGARPRRSLVRRLAVVVLVLVVLGLPPWWTLFASGVDWPFPVFLAGTAVLVAWLVSFPFLMVAGHGARRDDRAARVADTTLGMIWVLFTWSVLGGLADLVLIGLGIGGVERARAVAVTVAVVSAGLLAWGHYEAMRVPRVKRLDVHLPRLGDGLDGTRVVVLADTHYGPIDRAVWSARVAEAVNALEADVVVHAGDIADGTPAQRREQSAPLGTVRGRLAKVYVTGNHEYGSEAQGWLDRMADLGWEPLHNRHVVVERGGDALVLAGVDDVTAESSGLAGHRANLLGALAGADRERPVLLVAHQPKYVPQAAAAGIDLQVSGHTHGGQIWPFNFLVRIDQPVVHGLSRHGERTQLYTSRGTGFWGPPFRVFAPSEITLLTLRSGALPPTA, from the coding sequence ATGGAGAACGTCGTGGCCGGGCCCGAGGGCGGGGCGGTACCGGTGGCCGGTGCCGGTGCCCCGGGCGGGGGCGCACGGCCCCGGCGGTCCCTGGTCCGACGGCTGGCCGTGGTCGTCCTCGTCCTCGTGGTCCTGGGTCTGCCGCCGTGGTGGACGCTGTTCGCCTCCGGTGTCGACTGGCCGTTCCCGGTCTTCCTGGCCGGCACGGCCGTCCTGGTCGCCTGGCTGGTCTCCTTCCCCTTCCTGATGGTCGCCGGCCACGGAGCACGGCGGGACGACCGGGCGGCGCGCGTCGCGGACACCACCCTCGGCATGATCTGGGTGCTCTTCACCTGGTCGGTGCTGGGCGGCCTGGCGGACCTCGTGCTGATCGGGCTCGGCATCGGCGGCGTCGAACGGGCCAGAGCCGTCGCCGTGACCGTGGCCGTGGTCTCGGCCGGGCTGCTGGCCTGGGGCCACTACGAGGCCATGCGCGTGCCGCGGGTGAAGCGGCTGGACGTCCACCTCCCGCGACTCGGCGACGGCCTTGACGGGACCAGGGTCGTCGTCCTCGCCGACACCCACTACGGGCCGATCGACCGGGCGGTCTGGTCGGCGCGGGTCGCCGAGGCGGTCAACGCCCTGGAGGCGGACGTGGTGGTCCACGCCGGCGACATCGCGGACGGCACCCCGGCCCAGCGACGGGAGCAGTCCGCGCCGCTCGGGACGGTCCGGGGCCGGCTGGCCAAGGTCTACGTCACGGGGAACCACGAGTACGGCAGCGAGGCCCAGGGCTGGCTGGACCGCATGGCGGACCTGGGCTGGGAGCCGCTGCACAACCGCCACGTCGTGGTGGAGCGCGGCGGGGACGCCCTCGTCCTCGCCGGCGTGGACGACGTGACCGCGGAGTCCTCCGGCCTGGCCGGGCACCGCGCGAACCTGCTCGGCGCGCTGGCCGGGGCGGACCGGGAACGCCCCGTCCTGCTCGTCGCCCACCAGCCCAAGTACGTCCCGCAGGCCGCGGCCGCCGGCATCGACCTGCAGGTCTCCGGGCACACCCACGGCGGCCAGATCTGGCCGTTCAACTTCCTCGTCCGGATCGACCAGCCGGTGGTGCACGGCCTGAGCCGGCACGGGGAGCGGACCCAGCTCTACACCAGCCGGGGCACCGGCTTCTGGGGGCCGCCCTTCCGGGTCTTCGCACCGAGCGAGATCACCCTGCTCACGCTGCGTTCGGGCGCCCTGCCGCCGACCGCCTGA
- a CDS encoding PucR family transcriptional regulator, with the protein MATVGTASEACVPSEDEGWQQLLEDVARSGRRLRRAELDALREYGDRAAGSGRGLAELVDERLAATGRAWAGQPVDPASMTALRAAVAALAAGHGRAYRERLQREEAGRREFVADLLSSRSDLGRLAEHAERFGINLACAHVVAVAEGDGYDLDDPMVRALERQLLGRFGEQEVLLAVKHGRLVCIVPSGPGETAAVAAFAELTQGRRVVVGRPHSGPGGVVHSYEEARSALEQADQLELPGQLLHAADLLVLPVLLRDRVALEELVRGVLSPLLAARGGAEPLLETLTAYANSRYVTAEAARRLGLSVRALAYRLERIVRLTGLDPDDALQRYTLETAVFGARLLGWPGSAAEA; encoded by the coding sequence GTGGCTACCGTCGGAACAGCCTCGGAGGCGTGTGTGCCGTCCGAGGACGAGGGGTGGCAACAGCTGCTGGAGGACGTGGCCCGGAGCGGGCGCCGGCTGCGGCGCGCGGAACTGGACGCCCTGCGCGAGTACGGCGACCGGGCCGCCGGGAGCGGCCGGGGCCTGGCCGAACTCGTGGACGAGCGGCTGGCCGCCACCGGCAGGGCCTGGGCCGGACAGCCGGTGGACCCGGCCTCGATGACGGCGTTGCGTGCGGCGGTGGCCGCCCTCGCGGCGGGGCACGGCCGGGCCTACCGTGAGCGGCTGCAGCGCGAGGAGGCCGGACGGCGGGAGTTCGTGGCGGACCTGCTGAGCAGCCGCAGCGATCTGGGGCGGCTGGCCGAACACGCCGAGCGCTTCGGGATCAACCTGGCCTGCGCGCACGTCGTCGCGGTGGCCGAGGGCGACGGCTACGACCTGGACGATCCGATGGTGCGTGCGCTGGAACGGCAGTTGCTGGGCCGCTTCGGCGAGCAGGAGGTGCTGCTGGCGGTGAAGCACGGCCGGCTGGTCTGCATCGTGCCGTCCGGGCCCGGGGAGACGGCGGCGGTCGCGGCGTTCGCCGAACTGACCCAGGGGCGCCGGGTCGTGGTCGGCCGCCCGCACAGCGGGCCGGGCGGGGTGGTGCACTCCTACGAGGAGGCGCGCTCCGCGCTGGAGCAGGCCGACCAGCTGGAGCTGCCCGGGCAGTTGCTGCACGCGGCCGACCTCCTGGTGCTGCCGGTGCTGCTGCGGGACCGGGTCGCCCTGGAGGAACTGGTGCGCGGGGTGCTGAGCCCGCTGCTCGCCGCCCGCGGCGGTGCCGAACCACTGCTGGAGACCCTGACCGCCTACGCGAACTCCCGCTACGTCACGGCGGAGGCGGCACGCCGGCTCGGGTTGAGCGTGCGGGCGCTGGCGTACCGGCTGGAGCGCATCGTCCGGTTGACCGGGCTGGATCCGGACGATGCGCTGCAGCGCTACACCCTGGAGACCGCGGTGTTCGGCGCGAGACTGCTGGGCTGGCCGGGGTCGGCGGCGGAGGCGTAG
- a CDS encoding SRPBCC family protein, with protein sequence MPSTELVHSHDIAATPAAVLAHLAEPQNYIGLSPLLVDVRDVRCEGGVTHYVAVERFRFLGLVRHDNVIRVSLRTEDARLPDEATVSGEVVSPGGVRMDYCFAITARGAGGSRVVDRLRLHAPFGLLRFAAGKAGTVQAERGRVLAGRLGRGH encoded by the coding sequence GTGCCCAGCACTGAGTTGGTCCACAGCCACGACATCGCGGCGACGCCTGCCGCCGTGCTGGCCCATCTGGCGGAGCCCCAGAACTACATCGGGCTGTCCCCGCTGCTCGTGGACGTGCGGGACGTGCGGTGCGAGGGCGGAGTCACGCACTACGTGGCCGTCGAGCGCTTCCGGTTCCTCGGACTGGTCCGGCACGACAACGTCATCCGGGTCAGCCTGCGCACCGAGGACGCCCGGCTGCCGGACGAGGCGACGGTCAGCGGCGAGGTGGTCAGTCCCGGCGGTGTGCGGATGGACTACTGCTTCGCCATCACCGCACGGGGCGCCGGCGGCTCCCGGGTGGTCGACCGGCTGCGGCTGCACGCGCCGTTCGGCCTGCTTCGCTTTGCGGCCGGGAAGGCCGGAACAGTGCAGGCCGAACGCGGGCGGGTGCTGGCCGGGCGGCTGGGCCGCGGCCACTGA
- a CDS encoding DNA-binding protein — MARRKLTHEGTLVLDSEGLAKLLGDHEPAVALVAEARKRGMEVVISALTIIGAVHSRTDQARLRWILSGVRIVQVGDEEARAASAMLIATGLHGHKYAIDAAVAEMALRQQRPVVLLTSDIDDMTKLCGDRVRLVAV; from the coding sequence ATGGCCCGTCGCAAGCTGACGCACGAGGGCACCCTGGTGCTCGACTCCGAGGGTCTTGCCAAGCTGCTCGGTGACCATGAACCGGCCGTCGCACTGGTCGCGGAGGCACGGAAGCGGGGCATGGAGGTGGTGATCAGTGCTCTGACCATCATCGGAGCTGTTCACAGCCGAACCGATCAGGCCCGGCTCCGGTGGATCCTGTCCGGTGTGCGGATTGTGCAGGTGGGCGACGAGGAGGCGCGGGCGGCTTCCGCGATGCTCATCGCCACGGGCCTGCACGGCCACAAGTACGCGATCGACGCGGCAGTGGCCGAGATGGCACTACGGCAGCAGCGACCGGTCGTTCTGCTGACGTCGGACATCGACGACATGACCAAGCTCTGCGGTGACCGGGTGCGCCTCGTGGCCGTCTGA
- a CDS encoding RNA polymerase sigma factor, with protein sequence MFYRQQFDTVLGFVTRRTDSVHLAADLTADIFLTALEQADSYDARRGAPVAWLYGISRNVLASHFRGSVRELHAVARIAGRRMLDDQDVSAIEARIDAAREARGLAARHAALSEPLRAVLDLVAVDGLTVPEAAHALGISAATARVRLHRARKVLRTAAPQISAATTGSVATTASVNALLEVAP encoded by the coding sequence GTGTTCTACCGTCAGCAGTTCGACACGGTGCTCGGATTCGTCACCCGACGTACCGACAGCGTGCACCTGGCGGCCGATCTGACGGCCGACATCTTCCTGACGGCGCTGGAGCAGGCCGACAGCTACGACGCCCGGCGCGGCGCGCCCGTCGCCTGGCTGTACGGGATCTCCCGCAACGTCCTGGCCTCGCACTTCCGTGGCAGTGTCCGGGAGCTCCACGCGGTGGCCCGGATCGCCGGCCGGCGGATGCTGGACGATCAGGACGTGTCCGCGATCGAGGCACGCATCGACGCGGCCCGCGAGGCCCGTGGACTGGCCGCTCGGCACGCCGCGCTGTCCGAGCCGCTGCGCGCGGTGCTGGACCTGGTGGCCGTCGACGGCCTGACCGTCCCGGAGGCCGCCCACGCACTGGGCATCAGCGCGGCCACCGCCCGGGTGCGGCTGCACCGGGCCCGCAAGGTGCTGCGGACGGCTGCGCCGCAGATCAGCGCAGCCACCACCGGCTCCGTCGCTACCACCGCGTCCGTGAACGCTCTTCTGGAGGTTGCCCCGTGA